In Ensifer canadensis, a genomic segment contains:
- a CDS encoding HupE/UreJ family protein, which translates to MNRRILIAAAVLMASAAPAFAHLNPDEHGSFAAGFSHPLFGLDHILAMVAVGLWAAQIGGRALWLVPSAFVAMMAAGFSLATAGIHFPFVEPAILASVVALGLLVAMAVRLDAAASAAVVGLFALFHGHAHGGELGSAGALPFAIGFMLATAALHAAGIGLGVALGRLSGGGTLARILGGLTALAGTALIFG; encoded by the coding sequence ATGAACAGACGCATCCTGATTGCAGCGGCCGTGCTGATGGCATCCGCGGCACCGGCCTTCGCTCACCTCAACCCTGATGAGCACGGCTCGTTTGCCGCCGGCTTCTCGCATCCGCTCTTCGGCCTCGACCATATCCTGGCCATGGTCGCCGTCGGCCTCTGGGCCGCACAGATCGGCGGCCGGGCGCTGTGGCTCGTGCCGTCGGCCTTCGTCGCGATGATGGCGGCCGGCTTTTCGCTGGCAACGGCCGGCATCCATTTTCCCTTTGTCGAGCCCGCGATCCTCGCCTCGGTTGTCGCGCTGGGCCTGCTGGTGGCAATGGCCGTGCGCCTCGATGCGGCCGCGTCGGCTGCGGTCGTCGGCCTCTTCGCGCTCTTTCACGGCCATGCCCATGGCGGCGAACTCGGCAGCGCCGGCGCCCTTCCCTTCGCCATCGGCTTCATGCTTGCCACCGCCGCCCTTCACGCGGCCGGCATCGGCCTTGGCGTGGCGCTTGGTCGCCTCTCAGGCGGCGGCACGCTGGCGCGCATTCTCGGCGGCCTTACGGCACTTGCCGGCACGGCCCTGATCTTCGGCTGA
- the queF gene encoding preQ(1) synthase, with protein MSKTDVSGLSQLGAKVDLPQSPDEAVLERVPSGNQGADFLVRFTAPEFTSLCPMTGQPDFAHIVIDYVPDEWLVESKSLKLFLHSFRNHGAFHEDCTIDIAKRLVSLLSPRWLRIGAYWYPRGGIPIDVFWQTGKPPEGLWLPDQGVPTYRGRG; from the coding sequence ATGAGCAAGACTGACGTATCCGGCCTGTCGCAACTGGGCGCCAAGGTCGACCTGCCGCAGAGCCCCGACGAAGCGGTGCTCGAGCGCGTGCCGAGCGGCAATCAGGGCGCGGACTTCCTGGTGCGGTTCACCGCGCCGGAATTCACCTCGCTTTGCCCGATGACCGGCCAGCCGGATTTTGCCCACATCGTCATCGACTACGTGCCGGATGAATGGCTGGTGGAATCGAAGTCGCTGAAGCTGTTCCTGCATTCCTTCCGCAATCATGGCGCCTTCCACGAGGACTGCACCATTGATATCGCCAAACGGCTGGTCAGCCTGTTGTCGCCGCGCTGGCTGCGCATCGGTGCCTACTGGTATCCGCGCGGCGGCATTCCGATCGACGTTTTCTGGCAGACCGGCAAGCCGCCGGAAGGATTGTGGCTGCCCGATCAGGGCGTGCCGACCTATCGCGGTCGCGGATAA
- a CDS encoding cation diffusion facilitator family transporter, translating to MSLSDNRTVLRLAFWGIPLSLAVLGLKLLAWWLTGSVALLSDGLESTVNVIAAVIAYLMIGYAAKPADAGHPFGHHKAEYFSAVIEGVLIVVAALLIVWEAVPAMMAPVMLEAPALGLAINFAAGVVNAIWAYVLISAGRKHRSPALSADGHHILSDVVTSIGVLIGLGLAIATGYAILDPLLAVIVACNILFQGWMVISRSIDGLMDRAVPAEEEEAIKQAIAANGKGSLGVHDLKTRQAGPVIFVDFHMVVPEMMPVGEAHDICDRIEDAIRAVHPGAKIAIHVEPEGEKAHGVRVKVSGAPRK from the coding sequence ATGTCTCTATCCGATAACCGAACCGTCCTGCGGCTTGCCTTCTGGGGCATTCCGCTTTCTCTGGCTGTGCTGGGGCTGAAGCTGCTTGCCTGGTGGCTTACCGGCTCGGTGGCCCTTTTGTCGGATGGTCTTGAGTCGACAGTCAATGTGATTGCGGCGGTGATCGCCTATCTGATGATCGGCTATGCGGCGAAACCGGCGGATGCCGGCCATCCCTTCGGGCACCACAAGGCGGAGTATTTTTCCGCGGTTATCGAGGGCGTGCTGATCGTCGTTGCCGCATTGCTGATCGTCTGGGAAGCGGTGCCGGCGATGATGGCGCCGGTGATGTTGGAAGCTCCGGCGCTCGGCCTGGCGATCAACTTTGCTGCTGGTGTCGTCAACGCCATCTGGGCCTATGTGCTGATCAGCGCCGGTCGGAAGCATCGCTCGCCGGCTCTCAGCGCCGACGGCCATCATATTCTGTCTGACGTCGTGACCTCGATCGGCGTTTTGATCGGCCTTGGTCTTGCCATTGCCACGGGTTACGCGATCCTTGATCCCTTGCTGGCCGTCATCGTCGCCTGCAATATCCTGTTCCAGGGCTGGATGGTGATCTCGCGGTCGATTGACGGGTTGATGGACCGGGCGGTGCCGGCCGAGGAGGAGGAGGCGATCAAGCAGGCGATCGCCGCCAACGGCAAGGGCTCGCTTGGAGTGCACGATCTCAAGACCCGCCAGGCAGGCCCGGTGATTTTTGTGGATTTCCACATGGTCGTGCCGGAAATGATGCCGGTCGGCGAGGCGCATGATATCTGCGATCGCATCGAGGACGCGATACGCGCCGTTCACCCCGGCGCCAAGATCGCGATCCATGTCGAGCCGGAAGGTGAAAAGGCGCACGGCGTGCGCGTAAAGGTAAGTGGAGCACCACGCAAATGA
- a CDS encoding MFS transporter: MPLTFTGPAVALPAISRTLGGSPLALNWVTNAFMLTFGSTLMAAGALADSYGRKRMFLGGLAAFGLFSLGLAFANDIVLFDILRALQGVGAAAAFSGGMASLAQEFEEGQRLRAFSVVGASFGVGLAFGPIASGLVVEALGWPAIFLLVVALAAFAFALGAVFLRETRDPNAGGLDWKGAVTFTLALAFLTFGILQLPEAGWSDPFVLAVLVAAVVFFFVFYRIERSVARPMLDLSLFKYPRFVGVQLLAAAPAYGFVVLLILLPVRFIGIEGMSEIAGGRMMIALSAPLLLLPIAAGLLTRWFAPAVICGTGLLVSAAGLGWLSQFPVGSAPGLLVPPLLLVGIGISLPWGLMDGLAVSVVPKERAGMATGIFSTTRVAGEGIALAVVTALLSVFTQIKLGSAAGGHAADVAQRLVTGNVAAAGSIVPSVERLALLQAYSSAFGTLLWLLTAITTATAVVVFLYLGKGAEEVESAETDLMPGTITDP, translated from the coding sequence ATGCCGCTGACCTTCACCGGGCCGGCGGTGGCACTGCCCGCGATCAGCCGGACGCTGGGTGGAAGCCCGCTGGCGCTCAACTGGGTCACGAACGCCTTCATGCTGACCTTCGGCAGCACCCTGATGGCGGCGGGCGCGCTTGCCGATAGCTATGGCCGCAAGCGCATGTTCCTCGGCGGGCTTGCAGCCTTCGGCCTGTTCTCGCTCGGCCTTGCCTTCGCCAACGATATTGTCTTGTTCGACATTCTCAGGGCCTTGCAGGGTGTCGGGGCGGCGGCAGCGTTTTCGGGCGGCATGGCTTCACTGGCACAGGAGTTTGAAGAGGGGCAACGGCTGCGGGCGTTCAGCGTCGTCGGTGCGAGCTTTGGCGTCGGCCTGGCATTTGGCCCCATTGCCTCCGGCCTCGTGGTCGAGGCGCTCGGCTGGCCGGCAATCTTCCTGCTTGTCGTCGCGCTCGCGGCCTTTGCCTTTGCGCTCGGTGCCGTTTTCCTGCGGGAAACGCGCGACCCGAATGCGGGCGGCCTCGACTGGAAGGGGGCGGTGACGTTCACGCTGGCGCTGGCATTCCTGACATTTGGCATCCTGCAGCTGCCCGAGGCCGGCTGGAGCGATCCTTTCGTCCTCGCTGTGCTGGTAGCTGCGGTTGTCTTCTTCTTTGTCTTCTACCGAATCGAGCGTTCCGTGGCGCGGCCGATGCTGGATCTGTCCTTGTTCAAGTATCCGCGCTTTGTCGGCGTACAACTGCTCGCGGCGGCGCCGGCTTATGGTTTCGTCGTGCTGCTCATTCTTCTGCCGGTGCGGTTCATCGGCATCGAAGGCATGAGCGAGATTGCCGGGGGGCGGATGATGATTGCGCTCTCGGCTCCGCTGCTCCTCCTGCCGATCGCCGCCGGTCTGTTGACGCGCTGGTTTGCGCCGGCCGTCATCTGCGGGACCGGATTGCTGGTTTCAGCCGCCGGGCTTGGCTGGCTCAGCCAGTTTCCCGTGGGCTCGGCGCCGGGGCTGCTGGTCCCACCATTGCTGCTCGTCGGCATCGGCATCAGCCTGCCCTGGGGTTTGATGGATGGGCTGGCGGTCAGCGTGGTGCCGAAGGAGCGGGCGGGAATGGCGACGGGTATCTTCAGCACCACCCGTGTTGCGGGCGAAGGGATCGCCCTTGCGGTGGTGACAGCGCTTCTCTCTGTCTTCACGCAGATCAAATTGGGGTCGGCAGCCGGCGGCCACGCCGCCGATGTCGCCCAGAGGCTCGTCACCGGCAACGTGGCTGCGGCCGGCAGCATAGTGCCGTCGGTTGAGCGCCTTGCACTGCTTCAAGCCTATAGCAGCGCGTTCGGGACGCTGCTCTGGCTGTTGACGGCCATTACCACGGCAACGGCCGTGGTCGTCTTCCTGTACCTCGGCAAGGGCGCCGAAGAAGTCGAAAGCGCCGAAACCGATCTGATGCCGGGTACGATTACGGACCCTTAA
- a CDS encoding LysR substrate-binding domain-containing protein: protein MDRLGGLTAFVRTADLGSFVAAGRVLGLSASAVGKAVTNLERQLGVRLFQRSTRSIRLTEEGRLFHERCRRVLDDLDDAEASLAQAVAAPRGRLRVSVPIVSYHLLLPVLPEFVERYPEVELDLDFNDRIVDLIDEEVDVAIRSGDLPDSRLMSRALRPFRLLLCAAPSYLADHGTPECPRDLDGHRAIRFRFPNSRKLQDWPIVMSGTMPPMCTVLTCNNMEALRGAVISGLGIGCMPDFLARGPLADGALKTVLDAHLNAPGQFHLLWPSNRHLSPKVRVFVDFLSERLFADRCEIPGAPSAP from the coding sequence ATGGATCGCTTGGGTGGACTGACGGCCTTTGTTCGAACCGCCGATCTCGGCAGCTTTGTCGCTGCCGGACGGGTCCTTGGCCTATCCGCTTCGGCCGTTGGCAAGGCGGTGACCAATCTCGAGAGACAGCTTGGCGTTCGCCTGTTTCAACGCTCGACACGCAGCATCCGGCTGACGGAGGAAGGGCGGCTGTTTCACGAGCGCTGCCGTCGCGTCCTCGACGATCTAGACGATGCCGAGGCATCGCTAGCCCAAGCCGTCGCGGCTCCACGCGGGCGCCTGCGCGTCAGCGTTCCGATCGTCAGTTATCACCTGCTGCTGCCGGTGCTGCCGGAATTCGTTGAGCGCTATCCCGAAGTCGAACTCGATCTCGATTTCAACGATCGCATCGTCGACCTGATCGATGAGGAGGTCGATGTCGCTATCCGCAGCGGCGATTTGCCGGATTCCCGGCTGATGTCGAGAGCCCTGCGCCCGTTCCGGCTTCTGCTTTGCGCCGCCCCAAGCTACCTCGCCGATCACGGCACGCCCGAATGCCCACGGGATCTCGATGGTCACCGGGCAATCCGCTTCCGGTTTCCCAACAGCCGCAAACTGCAGGACTGGCCGATTGTCATGTCAGGCACCATGCCGCCGATGTGCACAGTGCTGACCTGCAACAATATGGAGGCATTGCGTGGCGCCGTGATCAGCGGTCTCGGCATTGGCTGCATGCCGGACTTTCTGGCGCGCGGGCCGCTTGCCGACGGCGCGCTTAAAACGGTGCTCGACGCCCATCTCAACGCACCCGGCCAGTTTCACCTTCTCTGGCCCTCGAACCGGCACCTCTCGCCCAAGGTCCGGGTCTTCGTCGATTTCCTCAGCGAGCGGCTGTTTGCCGATCGCTGCGAAATTCCGGGCGCGCCAAGCGCCCCATGA
- a CDS encoding anthranilate synthase, with protein MATVILEDGAESYTTRGGIVVTRRRREASYADSISSYVDRLDERRGAVFSSNYEYPGRYTRWDTAVVDPPLGISSFGRSLWIEAYNGRGEVLLSIISDHLKTVADITLGTSTATRLDLTINAPDRVFTEEERSKMPTVFTVLRAVTNLFHSAEDASLGLYGAFGYDLAFQFDAIELKLKRPDDQRDMVLFLPDEILVVDHYAAKAWIDRYDFAKDGVSTEGKTEEIASEPFQTVDIIPPHGDHRPGEYAELVVKAKESFRRGDLFEVVPGQKFFERCDSKPSEISKRLKAINPSPYSFFINLGNQEYLVGASPEMFVRVSGRRIETCPISGTIKRGDDPIADSEQILKLLNSKKDESELTMCSDVDRNDKSRVCVPGSVKVIGRRQIEMYSRLIHTVDHIEGRLRDDMDAFDGFLSHAWAVTVTGAPKLWAMRFIEGHEKSPRAWYGGAIGMVGFNGDMNTGLTLRTIRIKDGIAEVRAGATLLYDSNPEEEEAETELKASAMIAAIRDAKSANSGKAGRDVAAVGAGVNILLVDHEDSFVHTLANYFRQTGATVTTVRSPVAEEIFDRVKPDLVVLSPGPGNPKDFDCKATIKKARARDLPIFGVCLGLQALAEAYGGDLRQLAIPMHGKPSRIRVLEPGIVFSGLGKEVTVGRYHSIFADPSSLPRDFMITAESEDGTIMGIEHTKEPVAAVQFHPESIMTLGGDAGMRMIENVVAHLAKRAKVKAA; from the coding sequence ATGGCAACGGTAATTCTCGAAGACGGCGCGGAAAGCTATACCACCAGGGGCGGGATCGTCGTCACCCGCAGGCGGCGCGAAGCCTCCTATGCGGATTCGATTTCAAGCTATGTCGACAGGCTGGACGAACGTCGCGGCGCGGTGTTTTCGTCCAACTACGAATATCCGGGCCGCTACACGCGCTGGGACACTGCCGTCGTCGACCCGCCGCTCGGCATTTCCTCCTTCGGCCGCTCGCTCTGGATCGAAGCCTATAACGGCCGCGGCGAAGTGCTGCTGTCGATCATTTCGGACCATCTGAAAACCGTCGCCGACATCACGCTCGGCACCTCGACGGCGACCCGTCTCGACCTGACGATCAACGCGCCCGACCGTGTCTTCACCGAGGAAGAGCGCTCGAAGATGCCGACGGTCTTCACCGTGCTTCGGGCCGTCACCAACCTCTTCCATTCGGCGGAGGATGCGAGCCTCGGCCTTTATGGCGCCTTCGGTTACGATCTCGCCTTCCAGTTCGACGCCATCGAGCTGAAGCTGAAGCGCCCGGACGACCAGCGCGACATGGTTCTGTTCCTGCCGGATGAGATCCTGGTCGTCGACCACTATGCCGCCAAGGCCTGGATCGACCGCTATGACTTCGCCAAGGACGGTGTTTCGACTGAAGGCAAGACGGAGGAGATCGCCAGCGAACCCTTCCAGACCGTCGACATCATTCCGCCGCATGGGGACCACCGGCCCGGCGAATATGCCGAGCTTGTGGTCAAGGCGAAGGAAAGCTTCCGCCGCGGCGATCTCTTCGAGGTCGTTCCCGGCCAGAAGTTCTTCGAGCGCTGCGACAGCAAGCCGTCGGAGATCTCCAAACGGTTGAAGGCGATCAACCCGTCGCCCTATTCCTTCTTCATCAATCTCGGAAACCAGGAATACCTGGTCGGCGCCTCGCCGGAAATGTTCGTGCGCGTGTCCGGCCGCCGCATCGAGACCTGCCCGATTTCCGGCACGATCAAGCGCGGTGACGACCCGATCGCCGACAGCGAGCAGATCCTGAAGCTGCTGAATTCCAAGAAGGACGAGTCCGAACTGACCATGTGCTCGGATGTCGACCGCAACGACAAGAGCCGCGTCTGCGTTCCCGGCTCCGTCAAGGTCATCGGCCGCCGCCAGATCGAGATGTATTCGCGCCTGATCCACACGGTCGACCACATCGAGGGGCGCCTGCGCGACGATATGGACGCCTTCGACGGCTTCCTCAGCCACGCCTGGGCCGTCACCGTCACCGGTGCGCCGAAACTCTGGGCGATGCGCTTCATCGAAGGCCACGAGAAGAGCCCGCGCGCATGGTATGGTGGCGCCATCGGCATGGTCGGCTTCAACGGCGACATGAACACCGGCCTGACGCTCCGCACCATCCGCATCAAGGACGGCATTGCCGAGGTGAGGGCGGGCGCGACGCTGCTCTACGATTCAAACCCGGAAGAAGAAGAAGCCGAAACCGAACTGAAGGCCTCTGCCATGATCGCAGCCATTCGTGACGCGAAATCCGCCAACAGCGGCAAGGCCGGCCGTGACGTCGCCGCCGTAGGCGCCGGCGTCAACATCCTGCTTGTCGACCACGAGGACAGCTTCGTGCACACGCTGGCGAATTACTTCCGCCAAACGGGGGCAACGGTGACGACGGTGCGCTCGCCGGTGGCCGAAGAGATCTTCGACCGGGTGAAGCCGGATCTCGTCGTGCTGTCGCCGGGACCCGGCAACCCGAAGGATTTCGACTGCAAGGCAACGATCAAGAAGGCGCGTGCCCGCGATCTGCCGATCTTCGGCGTCTGCCTCGGCCTGCAGGCGCTTGCCGAAGCCTATGGCGGCGATCTCAGGCAGCTGGCGATCCCGATGCACGGCAAGCCGTCGCGCATCCGCGTGCTCGAACCCGGCATCGTCTTCTCCGGCCTCGGCAAGGAGGTGACCGTCGGTCGCTATCACTCGATCTTTGCCGATCCGTCGAGCCTGCCGCGCGATTTCATGATCACCGCCGAAAGTGAAGACGGCACGATCATGGGCATCGAGCATACCAAGGAGCCGGTGGCAGCCGTGCAGTTCCACCCGGAATCGATCATGACGCTCGGCGGCGATGCCGGCATGCGCATGATCGAAAACGTGGTGGCGCATCTGGCCAAGCGGGCGAAGGTCAAGGCCGCCTAA
- the trpLE gene encoding trpE operon leader peptide TrpLE codes for MTNARNISIWWWAR; via the coding sequence ATGACAAATGCACGCAACATTTCGATCTGGTGGTGGGCTCGCTGA
- a CDS encoding TonB-dependent hemoglobin/transferrin/lactoferrin family receptor, whose protein sequence is MLNRHRRLALLACTTTLALSAASGAFAQTATTAPKANEQNAEAAKKGETFLSPIVVKGARTSDPYAKAGPVSVVTTDQIDLQSGLETDDLLRGVPGTSTANNPQNPGVAVNIRGFEGSGRVNMMIDGVRQNFRFTGHEAQGLAYFDPAFLSEIDVTRGAVTGVGGGALAGSVNFRTYDIEDLIQDGKTYGGIASATYGTNGAGWSESLIGAYRFNDVFSVLGGISKADPGNYDNGNGVQVPYTEEDLLSGMLKFEITPDEDHTFKFSGITYDNDFFANSYFQNVKNQTLAASYSYTPDNELIDFRANAYWNRLKMKYDTDVRGGGTAAGRQIIDTGKGFDISNTSLFDLGDVAVRANYGVEYFRDDYDVINSTARPSGGVNGGGRNATTGVFSTTTFTYGIADLTAGLRYDHYSLDGSGAVVAGNPIGLPAGPYTVDKSDGHLNPSITLALNPTDWFQPYVTYAETSRPPTVNETFAGGTHPGSSGQSFFPNPFLEPEISKGWEVGANFSFDGLLDSSDSLRVKANYFHNRIDNYITAAMLGGGRQIFFVNNPGTSTVQGFELQAAYDAGFVFGDLAYTYTDSKLPSQINGFGVQTYLPDTIVSATLGARFLEDQRLTVGTRFYAVSSADVGAINRTPPTVPGYGLVDMFANYKFENGFEVTATVTNLFDKAYTPSSSTIAGSTIDTGRGRTFLVTAKAKF, encoded by the coding sequence ATGCTCAACCGGCACCGTCGCCTGGCACTTTTGGCGTGCACGACTACACTTGCTCTTTCCGCCGCCTCTGGTGCCTTCGCGCAGACCGCGACGACCGCGCCGAAGGCAAACGAACAGAATGCCGAGGCCGCCAAGAAGGGCGAGACCTTCCTTTCGCCGATCGTCGTCAAGGGCGCGCGCACCAGCGACCCCTATGCAAAGGCCGGCCCGGTCAGCGTGGTGACGACCGACCAGATCGACCTGCAGTCCGGGCTTGAAACCGATGACCTGCTGCGCGGTGTTCCCGGCACGTCGACGGCGAACAATCCGCAGAACCCGGGTGTGGCCGTCAACATTCGCGGCTTCGAAGGTTCCGGTCGCGTCAACATGATGATCGACGGCGTGCGCCAGAACTTCCGCTTCACCGGTCACGAAGCGCAAGGTCTCGCCTATTTCGACCCGGCGTTCCTGTCCGAGATCGACGTCACCCGCGGCGCCGTCACCGGTGTCGGCGGTGGCGCATTGGCCGGCTCGGTCAACTTTAGGACCTATGACATCGAAGACCTGATCCAGGACGGCAAGACCTATGGCGGCATTGCCTCCGCCACCTATGGCACCAACGGTGCCGGCTGGTCGGAATCGCTGATCGGCGCCTACCGCTTCAACGACGTCTTTTCGGTACTGGGCGGTATCAGCAAGGCCGACCCTGGCAATTACGACAACGGCAATGGCGTTCAGGTGCCCTATACCGAGGAAGACCTGCTGTCTGGCATGCTGAAGTTCGAGATTACGCCGGATGAGGATCATACCTTCAAGTTCAGCGGCATCACCTATGACAATGACTTCTTCGCCAACTCCTACTTCCAGAACGTGAAGAACCAGACGCTGGCCGCAAGCTATTCCTATACGCCAGACAACGAACTCATAGATTTCCGCGCCAACGCCTATTGGAACCGGTTGAAGATGAAGTACGACACCGACGTCAGAGGTGGCGGTACTGCCGCCGGCCGTCAGATCATCGACACCGGCAAGGGCTTCGACATCTCCAACACCTCGCTGTTCGATCTTGGTGACGTTGCGGTCAGGGCCAATTACGGCGTCGAGTATTTCCGCGATGATTACGACGTCATCAACAGCACGGCGCGGCCGAGCGGTGGTGTCAACGGTGGCGGTCGCAATGCCACGACCGGCGTCTTCAGCACGACGACCTTCACCTACGGTATCGCCGACCTGACGGCCGGGCTGCGCTACGACCACTACAGCCTCGACGGCTCGGGCGCCGTTGTCGCCGGCAACCCGATCGGCCTTCCGGCAGGTCCCTACACAGTTGACAAGTCCGATGGACACCTCAATCCGAGCATCACGCTTGCGCTCAACCCTACGGACTGGTTCCAGCCCTACGTGACCTACGCAGAGACCTCGCGCCCGCCGACGGTCAACGAAACCTTTGCCGGTGGAACACACCCGGGCTCTAGCGGTCAGTCCTTCTTCCCCAATCCGTTCCTGGAGCCTGAAATCTCCAAGGGCTGGGAAGTTGGTGCCAACTTCTCCTTCGACGGTCTGCTCGACTCCAGCGATAGCCTGCGTGTGAAGGCCAACTACTTCCACAACAGGATCGACAACTACATCACCGCGGCAATGCTTGGTGGCGGTCGCCAGATCTTCTTCGTCAACAACCCTGGCACGTCGACGGTTCAGGGCTTCGAACTGCAGGCGGCCTATGATGCAGGCTTCGTCTTCGGCGACCTCGCCTATACCTATACCGACAGCAAACTGCCATCGCAGATCAACGGTTTCGGCGTGCAGACCTACCTGCCGGACACTATCGTCAGCGCGACGCTCGGCGCCCGCTTCCTCGAAGATCAGCGCCTGACGGTCGGCACGCGCTTCTACGCGGTTTCGAGCGCCGACGTCGGTGCGATCAACCGCACGCCGCCGACCGTTCCGGGTTACGGGCTGGTCGATATGTTCGCGAACTACAAGTTCGAGAATGGCTTCGAAGTGACGGCAACGGTCACGAACCTGTTCGACAAGGCCTACACGCCGTCGTCGAGCACCATTGCCGGCAGCACGATCGACACCGGTCGCGGCCGGACCTTCCTGGTCACGGCGAAGGCCAAGTTCTGA
- a CDS encoding extensin-like domain-containing protein, with amino-acid sequence MRCHIPLIFLSTLLLTGASLPKTGPLPLPKPPADAQAEAPVPAPEKKPETRVKEGDEDKDQQPPSGQQGSQAPTPEPKPAEGTETEKDGDKGADGKKGDAASEEKTTDKPTDYKAEEPPVIYPPVENENPTEYAKCLSELKALGAVFTEAKRIDDGKGCGIDKPLDVTSVLPDVKLAPKGLMRCEAALALARWTKEAVQPAADVAFAKGTTVKMLNQASTYICRLRNNAPTGKISEHAHGNAVDIASFTLSDGKTIEIQPRDEDGTMTGAFQRAITASACLYFKTVLDPGSDAAHETHLHLDVIERGNGYRYCR; translated from the coding sequence ATGCGTTGCCATATCCCCCTGATTTTCCTGTCGACATTGCTCCTCACAGGCGCGAGCCTTCCCAAAACCGGCCCCCTTCCCCTACCCAAACCACCTGCGGACGCACAGGCCGAGGCGCCGGTACCCGCTCCTGAAAAGAAGCCGGAAACGCGGGTGAAGGAAGGTGACGAAGACAAGGACCAGCAGCCTCCCAGCGGTCAACAGGGCAGCCAAGCGCCAACGCCTGAGCCGAAGCCGGCGGAAGGCACAGAAACTGAGAAGGACGGCGACAAGGGAGCCGACGGCAAGAAGGGCGACGCCGCCAGCGAGGAGAAGACCACGGACAAGCCGACTGACTACAAGGCGGAAGAGCCCCCCGTCATCTACCCGCCGGTCGAAAACGAGAACCCGACCGAATACGCCAAGTGCCTATCGGAGCTGAAAGCATTGGGTGCCGTTTTCACCGAAGCCAAGCGGATCGACGATGGCAAGGGCTGCGGCATCGACAAGCCGCTTGATGTGACAAGCGTGTTGCCCGACGTGAAACTGGCGCCGAAGGGGCTGATGCGCTGCGAGGCGGCGTTGGCATTGGCGCGCTGGACCAAGGAAGCAGTACAGCCGGCGGCCGACGTGGCGTTTGCCAAGGGTACGACCGTCAAGATGTTGAACCAGGCCTCCACCTATATCTGCCGCCTGCGCAACAACGCCCCGACAGGCAAGATCTCAGAGCATGCCCACGGCAACGCCGTCGACATCGCTTCGTTCACGCTCAGCGACGGCAAGACCATCGAGATCCAGCCTCGCGACGAGGATGGCACCATGACCGGCGCCTTCCAGCGTGCGATCACCGCTTCGGCCTGCCTGTATTTCAAGACCGTGCTCGATCCGGGCAGCGACGCGGCGCATGAGACGCACCTGCATCTCGACGTGATCGAGCGCGGGAACGGATATCGTTACTGCCGATAG
- a CDS encoding YiiD C-terminal domain-containing protein codes for MTPLDLEAYLHAHIPLSAAMQVHVDEAIDEHVRLSAPLAPNINHRETVFGGSASALSILAAWSLLHVRLTHAGVPARLVIQSNRMEYLKPVAGAFSSRSTLADMGQWPSFLRLFHRRGRARIVVAAELLDDGELAGRFEGEFVALGYGAD; via the coding sequence ATGACCCCGTTGGACCTTGAAGCTTATCTTCACGCCCATATTCCGCTTTCGGCAGCGATGCAGGTTCATGTCGACGAAGCGATTGATGAGCACGTGCGGCTATCTGCGCCGCTCGCTCCCAACATCAATCATCGCGAAACGGTGTTCGGCGGCAGTGCCTCCGCACTCTCCATCCTTGCCGCCTGGTCGCTGCTGCACGTGCGGCTGACGCACGCGGGCGTTCCGGCCCGCCTCGTGATCCAGAGCAACCGGATGGAGTATCTGAAGCCGGTTGCCGGTGCATTCTCCTCTCGGTCAACCCTTGCGGACATGGGGCAATGGCCGAGCTTCCTGCGGCTGTTTCACCGTCGGGGCAGGGCAAGGATCGTCGTTGCCGCCGAGTTGCTGGATGACGGTGAGCTTGCCGGGCGTTTCGAAGGCGAGTTCGTCGCCCTTGGCTATGGTGCGGATTAA
- a CDS encoding DUF1993 domain-containing protein: MALTMYRLSVPTFVHGFNVLGKLLDKAEAHAGETGLSLDDLVNARLVADMLPLAGQVQRASDTSKGTIARLTALEVPSFPDEEKTFGELRERIGKTVAFLETVRPSDLDGSETREVTLTFTKLKMTLSGEDYLLKFVLPNFYFHLTTAYDILRHKGVPVGKADFISLN, translated from the coding sequence ATGGCGCTCACAATGTACAGGCTCTCCGTTCCCACCTTCGTCCATGGCTTCAATGTCCTCGGCAAATTGCTCGACAAGGCCGAGGCCCATGCCGGCGAAACCGGTCTTTCGCTCGACGATCTGGTCAACGCCCGACTGGTCGCCGACATGCTGCCGCTTGCAGGCCAGGTGCAGCGCGCCAGCGACACGTCAAAGGGCACCATCGCCCGGCTGACCGCGCTCGAGGTGCCGAGCTTTCCCGATGAGGAGAAGACGTTCGGGGAACTGCGCGAGCGCATCGGCAAGACCGTCGCATTCCTGGAGACCGTTCGACCGTCCGATCTCGACGGCAGCGAAACCCGCGAGGTCACCCTGACCTTCACCAAGCTGAAGATGACGTTGAGCGGCGAGGACTATCTGTTGAAATTCGTGCTGCCGAACTTCTATTTCCACCTGACCACGGCCTACGACATTCTCCGCCATAAGGGCGTTCCCGTCGGCAAGGCGGACTTCATCAGCCTCAACTGA